Genomic segment of Bemisia tabaci chromosome 9, PGI_BMITA_v3:
gacgaggagtTGAGATGGAAAgtagaagccctcgacgcggcgcagcggtcggcatgtaacacatattagcgcctacgagactgcatgaatacttcacgcattgcgtcaaacacagtacggtcaacagcggtcggcgcggcatgaaacgcacagtgcccacaagactacatgaatacttcacgcattgcgccaaacacagtatggtcagcgcggcacggcggcggaagttaaaattattaaaccacatttatgtttgtcctttcttaattttttagtttatttcttGCAAATGAAAgaccttgtccccacagagataggtttacggaactgaactttcgcgcaaagttccgtgaacttttgctagtatagtGTTCACAGGGctcacgcaaaaaatgtgtctaacacgagtgaatgcgtcttatgcacccttctccctccggcacgttcacttgatggtttttattgatgtttcaaaataaatgagaagagggcggcaaaatacaggcggcccatgggcgtcaagtaggtaaatccagccatGATTGGCTCAACAGTATagttggattgtattttgcaaaaaggaaccactagcaatgcaatgatgctaagattgtgcaacttcatcttttgcaataaaattgcggaaatcgtgaagaaCTATggaatttagatggtaatttttgtcttaaatttacagtttttagcgagtaaaatagaaactattaatgggattacattttgcaataaggaaccactatttctggcccattttagaaacaacatacatgacATTACTTTCCTCCTGCAGATATGTGCGTTTATGAAATTGCCAGtgatagtggtttcttattgcaaaatgtaatccaatggataatcgggtttttcctcccagacaaaagaagttgcacaatcttagcaacattgcaatgctagtggttcctttttgcaaaatgcaatccagttgatCTAGCATTGTTCTCATTATAGGTACACATATGAATCGACGTTGCTCTTACCGCAATCgcatcttctttttcttttggtgTTGATTTGtcctttttaaaattgaacaagACCCTACCAGCATCAAAGAAACGCCGCATGTTCACAAGCACGTCACTCGCTTCTCCGATGACCCGCAAGAATTTCACCGTCATCTCGCTTTTTCGGTCCGCGGCTAGCTGTGTTGCATTGTGCACGACGGCTATTCGTTTGGTTT
This window contains:
- the LOC109030358 gene encoding uncharacterized protein isoform X2, translating into MSLTLLCSLATVLTFIEAPPTPTPPLEGRSFDELLDAFAVIETKRIAVVHNATQLAADRKSEMTVKFLRVIGEASDVLVNMRRFFDAGRVLFNFKKDKSTPKEKEDAIATIKRDSK